Proteins co-encoded in one Papaver somniferum cultivar HN1 chromosome 5, ASM357369v1, whole genome shotgun sequence genomic window:
- the LOC113279040 gene encoding uncharacterized protein LOC113279040: protein MLQRQITTTVSIPPHCRLHFSRTLKSSLDFVIANPTNLVVWLRLLLLPICTLNLYEPKRSSEERSGNRRKLQAAAINSALLTWKEPSGCYILVQQLLDLTKQPPKQRVASKKKSSKNLVACRKKLSYSHYTAAIRILSSSGVAPPTPDTLYELQQKHPLAQPPVIPTEAISAPAISMGASDVLLALKSFPKGTSCGRDGLRAQHLLDAMSGASAAIADDLLQSITGVVNLWLAGKCPSILGEFVASAPLTPLLKPGGGLRPIVVGTIWRRLCSKLAANSVCKSLNPYLGNFQYGVGIPCGGVGILHSSNRLIVLCGSDTSKTMMLIDFTNAFNIVDRSTIIREVRALCPSIAYWVEFCYMKPARLYYRDHILSSTQGVQQGDPLGPLLFALALHTLIEKIASNCTLDFNSWYLDDGTIAGDTLEVYKAFKILQDVGPSYGLHLNIAKTELFWPSFDPRRESAFPVNIGKATDGVKLLGGPVSLDPSFCCRTVAHRVDKTIQLMDKIQVLCDPQCELLLLRSCTGLSRLFFALRTTFPMALLPDAERFDSYLMQYLRRLVVGDNAGFGKVQQRLATLPIK, encoded by the coding sequence ATGTTGCAGCGCCAGATTACTACTACGGTAAGTATTCCACCGCACTGCAGGCTTCACTTCTCTCGTACATTGAAATCTTCTTTAGATTTTGTTATCGCAAATCCCACAAACCTTGTGGTCTGGTTACGTCTGCTCCTTTTGCCGATTTGCACCCTTAATCTGTATGAACCTAAAAGATCGAGTGAGGAACGATCTGGTAACAGAAGGAAATTACAGGCAGCTGCGATCAACTCCGCTCTGTTGACTTGGAAGGAGCCTTCTGGGTGTTACATCCTTGTTCAACAATTGCTAGACCTGACTAAACAGCCTCCTAAGCAGCGTGTGGCCAGCAAAAAGAAGTCCAGCAAAAATTTGGTAGCCTGCAGAAAGAAGTTGAGTTACAGTCACTATACCGCTGCTATTCGTATTCTCTCATCCAGTGGTGTTGCTCCTCCAACCCCAGACACTCtttacgaactccagcagaaacacCCTTTAGCGCAGCCTCCTGTCATTCCAACAGAAGCCATTTCTGCACCTGCTATCTCCATGGGGGCTAGTGATGTTCTTTTGGCTCTTAAGAGTTTCCCAAAAGGGACATCTTGTGGCAGAGATGGCCTCAGAGCACAGCATTTATTGGATGCTATGAGTGGTGCTAGTGCAGCTATTGCGGATGACCTGCTGCAGTCGATTACTGGAGTTGTGAATCTTTGGCTTGCAGGTAAATGTCCTTCAATTCTCGGTGAGTTTGTTGCCAGCGCTCCTTTGACGCCCCTGCTTAAACCAGGAGGTGGTTTGAGACCCATTGTTGTGGGTACAATATGGCGTAGGCTCTGCTCTAAATTGGCTGCCAATTCCGTTTGTAAAAGTCTGAACCCCTACCTAGGAAATTTTCAATACGGGGTTGGTATCCCGTGTGGAGGCGTAGGGATTCTGCATTCATCCAACAGACTGATCGTGCTTTGTGGTTCTGATACCTCCAAAACAATGATGCTGATCGACTTCACCAACGCCTTTAATATCGTTGATCGGTCTACCATCATAAGGGAGGTACGTGCTCTCTGTCCTAGTATTGCATATTGGGTTGAATTCTGCTACATGAAGCCTGCCAGGTTATATTACCGGGACCATATCCTCTCCTCAACACAGGGGGTGCAGCAGGGAGACCCTCTTGGTCCCCTATTATTCGCACTAGCTTTGCATACGCTCATTGAGAAGATTGCGTCCAATTGCACTCTTGATTTTAACTCCTGGTACCTGGATGATGGCACCATAGCTGGTGATACGTTGGAGGTTTACAAGGCCTTCAAGATTCTGCAGGATGTTGGTCCAAGCTACGGGTTGCATTTAAACATTGCCAAGACAGAATTGTTCTGGCCATCTTTTGATCCGAGGAGGGAGTCTGCTTTCCCGGTTAATATTGGCAAGGCTACAGATGGAGTGAAGCTTCTTGGTGGCCCTGTTAGTTTAGACCCAAGCTTTTGCTGCCGCACTGTGGCTCATAGAGTTGACAAAACTATTCAACTTATGGACAAGATTCAAGTGTTGTGTGACCCTCAATGCGAACTCCTACTCCTTCGTAGTTGCACTGGGTTATCGAGACTGTTTTTTGCTCTTCGCACTACCTTTCCGATGGCCTTGCTGCCTGATGCAGAGCGTTTTGACAGTTACCTCATGCAGTATCTCCGGCGTCTCGTTGTGGGGGATAATGCTGGTTTTGGTAAGGTCCAACAGCGTCTGGCCACACTGCCGATCAAATAG